The segment CTCCACTCAATGCTCCGAAGGTATGAAACGCTGGGCGGGAACGGATGACTGAAGGATAATTAGCGCGAATCGGCTGCGTCCAACACCGTTTTAGTATCCATCCGATATCCGGGAGGTATGCTCATGGAGCTGCGTCACCTGCGCTACTTCGTTGCCGTGGCCGAAGAGCGCAATTTCACGCGCGCGGCCGCCCGGCTGCACATCGCGCAGCCGCCATTGAGCCGCCAGATCCAGCAACTCGAGGAGAACCTCGGTGTGCAGCTGTTCGAGCGCGACGCGCGCCCGCTCAAACTTACGGACGCCGGCCGTTTCTTCCATTCGCACGCCGTGCAATTGCTCGCGCAAATGTCCGAGCTGGAATCGATGACCCGGCGAGTCGGCAAGATCGAACGCAGCCTGTCGGTCGGCTTCGTCGGCACCACGCTCTACGGTCTGCTGCCGAAGATCATCCGGCGCTTTCGCGACGAAAACAGCGCCGTCGAGCTGAGCCTGCATGAAATGTCGACGATGGATCAGATGAAAGCGCTGAAGGAAGGGCGCATCGACGTCGGCTTCGGGCGCATCCGCCTCGAAGATCCAAGCGTGCGGCGCATCGTGCTGCGCGAAGAACGGATGATCGTCGCGCTCCCTGTCGGTCATCCGCTCGAAGCGGCCAGGCCGCTGCTCTCGCTGCGCGAGCTCGTCGACGAAACCCTGATCGTCTTCCCGAAAGCCCCACGCCCGAGTTTCGCCGATCAGGTGCTGGCCGCATTCCACGACCGCGCGCTCGAGCCGCGGCAGATCTACGAAACGCGCGAGCTGCAGATCGCGCTGGGCCTCGTGGCGGCCGGCGTAGGCGTCGCGATCGTGCCGAAAAGCGTTCACGGCCTCAAGCGCGACGACGTAACCTACAAGGACCTCGACGATCCGAGGCTCGTCTCGCCGATCATCATGAGCATGCGCATGCTCGACGAATCGGAAGATATTCGCGCGATGCTGAGCCTCATCTACGCACTTTATGCGGAGGAAGGCATCGAGCATCAGTTGCCGACCGGGCCCTGAACGCCCGTAGCATCGGCCCCAGGCGCCCGCCGATACCGCACGGGTATCGAACCAGACGACAACGGTCTTGGACAACGCGACGCCCCACAACGCATACTGCCGCCGAACGAATCCCCCCTCCATCGACGCTTTCGGCACCGCAGGCAACGTATGAACGCAACCGTCCGCTCCATCGAAGCAATCCTCGTCGACTTGCCGACCATCCGCGCGCACCAGCTCGCGATGGCGACCATGCAACGGCAGACGCTCGTGATCGTGCGTCTGCTGTGCAGCGATGGCGTGCAGGGCATCGGCGAGGCCACGACGATCGGCGGCCTCTCATACGGCGACGAAAGCCCTGAAGGCATCAAGCTCACGATCGATACCTATCTCGCGCCGGCACTCGCCGGTGTCGATGCCGCGAATGTCAACGCGGCCATGGCGCGGTTGAATCAGGTGGCGCGTGGCAATCGCTTCGCGAAATGCGCGATCGAGACGGCGCTGGTGGATGCGCAAGCGAGACGGCTGGGCGTATCGGTATCGACGCTCTTCGGCGGATCGGTGCGCACGGCCTTGCCGGTGCTTTGGACGCTGGCGAGCGGCGACACGCAGCGCGACATCGAGGAAGCCGAGCGGCTGCTTGCAGAGCGCAGGCACGATGCGTTCAAGCTCAAGATCGGCCGCCGCGCGTGGCGCGAAGACGTTGCGCATGCCGCGGCGATCAAGCGTGCCCTGGGTGAGCGCGCGCGCGTGAGCGTGGACGTCAATCAAGCCTGGAACGAAGCGCAGGCCGCCTGTGCCATCGCCGCACTCGAAGCAGCCGGCATCGATCTCGTCGAGCAACCGACGCCGCGCGAGCAGCGTGCGGCACTGGCCCGCCTTGCCGCGCGCTTCGTCGTCCCGATCATGGCGGACGAATCGTTGATGGGCCCCGAGGATGCGATCGAACTCGCGCGCGGCGCCGCCGCCGACGTGTTCGCATTGAAAATCGCCAAGGCCGGAGGCCTGCACGAAACGCTGCGCACGGCAGCCGTGAGCGATGCGGCCGGCATTGCGCTCTATGGCGGAACGATGCTCGAGGCGAGCATCGGCACTCTTGCGGCGGCCCATTGCTTCAGCACATTGCCGCGGCTTGCCTGGGGCACGGAGCTGTTCGGCCCTTTGCTGCTGACCGACGACATCGTGGCCGAACGTCCGCGGTATCGCGACTTCGCGCTACAAGTGCCGGACGGTCCAGGCCTCGGCGTCGTCATCGACGAAGAGAAGCTGGCTCACTACCGCCGCGACGCGAGCCGCATCGCGGTGCCCGCCGCCACGCCTGCATGAAGCGCGGCGTCCGTCTGTTCGAACACCGAATCGATAACGACAACAGCGAGGAAACGCGATGCTCTATCTGGTCAGAATGGATGTGACGCTGCCGGCCGATATGCCGCCCGCGCAAGCGGAGGAAATCAAGGCGCGGGAAAAAGCTTACGCGCAGCAGTTGCAGCGCGAAGGGAAATGGCAGCAGTTGTACCGCGTGGTGGGCGAGTACGCGAACTACAGCGTCTTCGATGTCGAATCGAACGACGCATTGCATACGCTGCTATCCGCGCTGCCGCTTTTTCCCTACATGAAGATTCGCGTCACCGCGCTTGCGCGGCACCCGTCGTCGATCCACTGAGTGCACACGCGCTGTGCGAGTCAACGCTCGTCGCCGGCGAGCCCCATCAGGCGCGCAAGCAACGGCCATTTGACGAGCGCATCGTCGAGCGCCTGCAGCGCCTGTTCGTCCACGTATTGCGCCGGATCGAATTCGGGCGCGTGGCGCGCAAGGCCGCCGATGTCGTCGGCGAGCGCCTCCGTGTGTCGCGCGCGTCGTTCGCTCATTTCTCCTCCACCCACACGCCGTCCGGCGTCTTCACGGCATAGCCCGACGCCGTCGGCATCGTGACCGTCCCTTCGTTTTCGCCGACCATGGCGGTTTGCGGCAGGCCGGATGCATACTGCGAGAGCACCGTGCCGGGCTTGAACGGGCTCGTCGAAACGAGATTCGAAAGCAACTGTGCTAGCGCGAGGAAACTCGTCGGGGAATCGACGACGGTCGTCGGCCCGTGCTCTTGCGCAAGACCGACGATGCGCACCCCCACGGGCCCGTGAATGATGCGTGGCGTCGGAATCTCGCGCAGGCCAGCCACCTGATTGCGGTCGCCGCGCAAGGCCGCGCCATGCTCGGGAACGAACACTATTACAGCGCGTCGGCCCGACTTCGCGATCAGATCGGCGAATGCATCGACTTCGTTCATCAACGTATTGACGCGCTGCGGATACGAATCGATGCTGGCAAGGCGCTCGTTGCCGACAAGACGGTTGCCGTCGTGCAGGCTGATCGTGTTGTAGTAGAGCGCGACGGGCCCGGCGGTATTCGCCCGCTGTGCGTACCAGCCCGAAAGCACCGAATAGTCGTCGCTCAGCGGCGATCCGTCGAATGCGTGCATCGAAACCGTGGCCTTGTCGTTCGACATCATCGCGGCATTGGGTGCGCCGATGTTCTCCTTCACCAGTTGCAGGAAGTTGTCGAAGTGCCCGTCGTGATTCATCAGCACCTGCGTCGTATAGCCGGCCTGCGCGAGCTGCGAGAACAAGTGGCACTGCTGCGGCGCATCCTTGTAGAGGTCCGCGTGCGCCTCCTGGCCACAGCTCGCACGCAATATGCGGATGGCGGCCGGGCCGCTGTAGCTGGCGGCCGTGCTGAAGTTCGTGAACAGATAGTCGAAGTGGCTCAGCATCGGGTTGTTGCGCGCTTTCGAGGCATCGAGATCGTCCCAGGAAAGCGAGCAGATGTGCAGCACGATCAGATCGAATTGCGCGTTCGGATCGCTGCTCAGGTGCCCGAACGCCACCTGCCGTTGCGCCTCTCGCGTGCGAAACGCCGCCAGCGCGGCGTTATGGTCGAGCGGCTGATCGACCACGGCGGTGCCGGCCGCGCCTGCGGCGTCACGCACCGTTGCCGGGGTGAGCGCGAGGCTCGCGGCGTTCCACACGGGCCATGCCACGAGCGCGAGCAACACGAAGGAGGCCACGCGCAGCCAGCGATTGACGACGAAGTAAAGCACCAGCGCGACGCCCGCCGAAAGCAGCAGCATCGGCGGCACGAAGCGCGGCAGGATTTCGAGCCAGTACTGCCACGAGAAGGCTTCGAGGCTCGAAAAGGTCTCGACTATTCGCGCGAACGGCGGCACGTTCGCCTCGTGATAAAGCAACGGAATGCCAATGGCGAGCCCGGCTGCAAGCCTGGCCGCACGCAGGGCGCGCCGCTTGAACGGGCTCGACAGTGCC is part of the Trinickia caryophylli genome and harbors:
- a CDS encoding LysR family transcriptional regulator, with the translated sequence MELRHLRYFVAVAEERNFTRAAARLHIAQPPLSRQIQQLEENLGVQLFERDARPLKLTDAGRFFHSHAVQLLAQMSELESMTRRVGKIERSLSVGFVGTTLYGLLPKIIRRFRDENSAVELSLHEMSTMDQMKALKEGRIDVGFGRIRLEDPSVRRIVLREERMIVALPVGHPLEAARPLLSLRELVDETLIVFPKAPRPSFADQVLAAFHDRALEPRQIYETRELQIALGLVAAGVGVAIVPKSVHGLKRDDVTYKDLDDPRLVSPIIMSMRMLDESEDIRAMLSLIYALYAEEGIEHQLPTGP
- a CDS encoding muconate/chloromuconate family cycloisomerase; this translates as MNATVRSIEAILVDLPTIRAHQLAMATMQRQTLVIVRLLCSDGVQGIGEATTIGGLSYGDESPEGIKLTIDTYLAPALAGVDAANVNAAMARLNQVARGNRFAKCAIETALVDAQARRLGVSVSTLFGGSVRTALPVLWTLASGDTQRDIEEAERLLAERRHDAFKLKIGRRAWREDVAHAAAIKRALGERARVSVDVNQAWNEAQAACAIAALEAAGIDLVEQPTPREQRAALARLAARFVVPIMADESLMGPEDAIELARGAAADVFALKIAKAGGLHETLRTAAVSDAAGIALYGGTMLEASIGTLAAAHCFSTLPRLAWGTELFGPLLLTDDIVAERPRYRDFALQVPDGPGLGVVIDEEKLAHYRRDASRIAVPAATPA
- the catC gene encoding muconolactone Delta-isomerase; this translates as MLYLVRMDVTLPADMPPAQAEEIKAREKAYAQQLQREGKWQQLYRVVGEYANYSVFDVESNDALHTLLSALPLFPYMKIRVTALARHPSSIH
- the bcsG gene encoding cellulose biosynthesis protein BcsG, with translation MTFWNLYFILKLYLFAAGHLQPIWTANIAFALALALSSPFKRRALRAARLAAGLAIGIPLLYHEANVPPFARIVETFSSLEAFSWQYWLEILPRFVPPMLLLSAGVALVLYFVVNRWLRVASFVLLALVAWPVWNAASLALTPATVRDAAGAAGTAVVDQPLDHNAALAAFRTREAQRQVAFGHLSSDPNAQFDLIVLHICSLSWDDLDASKARNNPMLSHFDYLFTNFSTAASYSGPAAIRILRASCGQEAHADLYKDAPQQCHLFSQLAQAGYTTQVLMNHDGHFDNFLQLVKENIGAPNAAMMSNDKATVSMHAFDGSPLSDDYSVLSGWYAQRANTAGPVALYYNTISLHDGNRLVGNERLASIDSYPQRVNTLMNEVDAFADLIAKSGRRAVIVFVPEHGAALRGDRNQVAGLREIPTPRIIHGPVGVRIVGLAQEHGPTTVVDSPTSFLALAQLLSNLVSTSPFKPGTVLSQYASGLPQTAMVGENEGTVTMPTASGYAVKTPDGVWVEEK